One segment of Salvelinus fontinalis isolate EN_2023a chromosome 42, ASM2944872v1, whole genome shotgun sequence DNA contains the following:
- the LOC129841022 gene encoding caspase-3-like isoform X1, whose protein sequence is MEDGCLLGLKREDKGQITRVHLLFDAGCHHSPFCMCEGPRGGSGSMQVDAKPHSHSFRYSLSYPSIGQCIIINNKNFDRRTGMNVRNGTDVDAGNVMNVFGKLGYKVKVYNDQTVDQIKHVLTTASKEDHSRSASFVCVLLSHGDDSVFFGTDASIELKSLTSLFRGDRCNSLVGKPKLFFIQACRGTDLDVGIEADSNSDEGSTKIPVEADFLYAYSTAPGYYLWRNTQTGSWFIQSLCEMIGKYSKELEVQHILTRVNHKVATEFESASKSPGFDAKKQIPCIVSMLTKEMYFTP, encoded by the exons ATGGAGGATGGCTGCCTGCTTGGTTTGAAGCGAGAGGACAAAGGACAAATCACCCGTGTTCATCTTCTATTTGATGCAGGCTGCCACCACAGTCCTTTCTGCAT GTGTGAGGGCCCCCGTGGTGGCTCTGGGTCTATGCAGGTGGACGCCAAACCTCACTCCCATAGCTTCAGGTACAGTCTCAGTTACCCCAGCATTGGCCAGTgtatcatcatcaacaacaagaaCTTTGACAGAAGAACAG GTATGAATGTACGCAATGGCACAGATGTGGATGCAGGCAACGTGATGAATGTGTTTGGGAAACTGGGTTATAAGGTGAAGGTTTACAACGACCAGACAGTGGACCAGATCAAGCATGTTTTAACCACAG CCTCCAAGGAGGACCACAGCCGCTCCGCCTCGTTCGTGTGTGTCCTGCTGAGTCACGGGGACGATAGTGTGTTCTTTGGAACGGATGCCTCCATCGAGCTCAAGAGCCTCACCAGCCTGTTCCGGGGCGACCGCTGCAACTCGCTGGTGGGCAAGCCCAAACTCTTCTTCATCCAG GCGTGCAGAGGTACTGATCTGGACGTGGGCATCGAGGCAGACAGCAATTCAGATGAGGGCTCGACCAAGATCCCTGTGGAAGCAGACTTCCTCTATGCCTACTCCACAGCTCCAG GCTACTACTTGTGGAGGAACACTCAGACTGGCTCCTGGTTCATCCAATCGCTGTGTGAGATGATTGGCAAGTACAGCAAAGAGCTGGAGGTCCAACACATCCTGACCCGGGTCAACCACAAAGTGGCGACAGAGTTTGAGTCTGCGTCAAAGTCTCCTGGTTTCGATGCCAAGAAGCAGATCCCCTGCATCGTATCAATGCTGACCAAAGAGATGTACTTTACACCCTGA
- the LOC129841022 gene encoding caspase-3-like isoform X2, translating to MSVANDLSAGDCIDARRGDGQECEGPRGGSGSMQVDAKPHSHSFRYSLSYPSIGQCIIINNKNFDRRTGMNVRNGTDVDAGNVMNVFGKLGYKVKVYNDQTVDQIKHVLTTASKEDHSRSASFVCVLLSHGDDSVFFGTDASIELKSLTSLFRGDRCNSLVGKPKLFFIQACRGTDLDVGIEADSNSDEGSTKIPVEADFLYAYSTAPGYYLWRNTQTGSWFIQSLCEMIGKYSKELEVQHILTRVNHKVATEFESASKSPGFDAKKQIPCIVSMLTKEMYFTP from the exons ATGTCAGTAGCAAACGATTTGAGCGCTGGGGACTGCATTGACGCCAGGCGGGGCGATGGACAAGA GTGTGAGGGCCCCCGTGGTGGCTCTGGGTCTATGCAGGTGGACGCCAAACCTCACTCCCATAGCTTCAGGTACAGTCTCAGTTACCCCAGCATTGGCCAGTgtatcatcatcaacaacaagaaCTTTGACAGAAGAACAG GTATGAATGTACGCAATGGCACAGATGTGGATGCAGGCAACGTGATGAATGTGTTTGGGAAACTGGGTTATAAGGTGAAGGTTTACAACGACCAGACAGTGGACCAGATCAAGCATGTTTTAACCACAG CCTCCAAGGAGGACCACAGCCGCTCCGCCTCGTTCGTGTGTGTCCTGCTGAGTCACGGGGACGATAGTGTGTTCTTTGGAACGGATGCCTCCATCGAGCTCAAGAGCCTCACCAGCCTGTTCCGGGGCGACCGCTGCAACTCGCTGGTGGGCAAGCCCAAACTCTTCTTCATCCAG GCGTGCAGAGGTACTGATCTGGACGTGGGCATCGAGGCAGACAGCAATTCAGATGAGGGCTCGACCAAGATCCCTGTGGAAGCAGACTTCCTCTATGCCTACTCCACAGCTCCAG GCTACTACTTGTGGAGGAACACTCAGACTGGCTCCTGGTTCATCCAATCGCTGTGTGAGATGATTGGCAAGTACAGCAAAGAGCTGGAGGTCCAACACATCCTGACCCGGGTCAACCACAAAGTGGCGACAGAGTTTGAGTCTGCGTCAAAGTCTCCTGGTTTCGATGCCAAGAAGCAGATCCCCTGCATCGTATCAATGCTGACCAAAGAGATGTACTTTACACCCTGA